Within the Echinicola sp. 20G genome, the region CCATTAAGGTTTTTGTGGATGATATCTACAATGACAATACTTGGGGAAGATCCTTGAACCAAAGGCGTTTTTTGGATGGGGTGTCCAAAAATGCCGGTTTTAATTTTATCATCAACATTCCTAGGTTTTGGAATACGCTCTTGGATGATAGTTCACCAGACTGGCAAGCGCTATTCCAGAAATATGCACCCCAACTTAAGTCCATTGACTTGATGGCTTTACAACTCAGTGAAGTGGGCAGCAATCAATATGTGAACTTAGAACTGGGCTATAACCTGAATCCAATCAAGTCTGTCCAGGATATTCTGTTGACAGAAAGTATGGGCTTGCGTTTTAGTGAAAACCTGATTTATGGTCCCAAAGCCATAGAGAACTTCAATGACAAAAGCACAGACTTTGTGGTTCAGGATGAAATGAACAATATCCACTTTTTCAATGATGAAGGAGAAAGGATTTTTGATAGAGGCATAGAGGGCAAAATAGTCAGTGATATTTTTCAAATTGATTATTATAAGAATGGGAAATTGCAGATAGTATTTGCTACGGAAAATGCTATTTATGCATTTGACCGATTGGGAGAAGCATTGCCAGGATACCCGATCCGGTTGCTGGATGATGGAGCCATTACTCATATGAATTTGGTGGATTATAACAACACCAAAAATTACCGGTATTTTGTAGCCGCTTCAAATGGTGATCTTTACCTATTCGACAAAAAAGGAAATAACCTAGAAGGTTGGACACCTAGGAAGACTTCTGGAAAGTTAGCGACCGTCCCAACCCACTACAGGCTTTCAGGAATAGGAGATTATATGGTAGCCATGAATCAAAACGGAGAATTGTACATTATGAATAGGCGCGGGGAACTACAGACCGGCGGAGGTCCTATTAACTTAGGGGAAGGAGTGTCTACAGATTATGTGTTGTTACAAAGGGGAGATCAAGGGGAAACACAGTTGGCGACCATTTCAGGTGAGGGAGAAGTGGTTCGTGTTAATTTTAACGGTGAGCTTACTTTTCGGAACCAACTTTTAAGGCCAGATAAAAGCACTCGATTTAACTTAGTAAAGGATCAATCAGGTGATCAATACTTACTTGTGATTCATGAGTTTAATAGGGTTTCGGTAATGAGCAGCGAAATGGAGGTGCTTTTTGAAAAGAATATGACCTCAGAAGACCTTGACTTTCAGTTTTTCTCCTTTGGATCCGACAAAAATATTTTTGTCATCATTGACCAAGTTCAAGAGTTCATTTATCTCTATAATCTCAATGGTGAATTGCTCAATACTAGACCAATTAATGGTAGCGGAGAGATAGAAGTAAAGTATTCAGGAAGTAAGAATGAATACGGTATTTATACAATTCATCAAAATCAATTTGCGACTTATAAGCTGCCCTTATGATTGGCTGTGGGATCAAGTCGCATAAATGTGTAGTTTTGTCAAATATTCAACATAGATCAATTATTATGAGGTTTCGAATGAAGCTTTTCCTCCTTGGGATAGCGTTTGTTTTTACCAATAATCTTTTTGGGCGGCAGGCCATGGTTGAAGATCCCCTTCAATCTATTAGTGATACAGTTTCTTATTTAAACTTGTCTTCACCTTACCATACCACCTTGACTTTCTTTCACAACTTGGAAGAAGAGAATTATAAGCCCGGTTTAGCAGCCAAGACCTTGGGCGGTTATGAAATGGATACTGATGATGCCATCAAACAGGTGGTCAAATTGAAGCAGATCTTTGATGGGAGAGGGGTATATGTAGATATGGATGATGTTCCCAACGAACCTCAATATGCCGATTCAGCTCACAGCTATCAGCAAAAATTCTACTTTGACACCCATAGGCTTCCACAGATATTTTTGGAGAAGGTAGGGGATGATTGGAAGTTTTCCCGCTTTACAGTCTCTCAAATTAATGAAATACACAAAGAGACTTATCCTTACGGTACAGATAAACTGCTGAATTTATTGCCAAAGATTGGGCAGCAGAAATATTTTGGGCTACACTTATGGCAATTGGTTGGGATATTTATTTTGTTGCTGTTTGTTTTTACTGCACATAAGCTTTTTACTTTCATTGTCGATAGGGGGCTTTTTCATGCTTCTAAAAGTGTGGGTTACATGCATGTGGCCGAGAAGTATTTACTGCCTGTCGCCAGGGTAATCAGTATTTATTTTATTGTGCTGCTGATGGATATTTTTATCCGTGTCTTACAATTGCCTATTGAAATCGTTTCTTGGATTGCTTTGCTGCTGAATGCCGCAAAACCCTTTATCATCACCATAGTTTTTTATAAGCTTGCGGATTTGCTTTCTGCGTATTTTGAAAGGCAAGCTGACAAGACAGAATCCAATTTGGATGATCAATTAGTGCCTTTGGCTAGAAAGACCTTAAAGGCTTTTGTGATAGTAATTGGCTCCCTTTTTATTTTGAAAGAGGGCTTACAAGTGGATATTTGGCCTTTTTTGACAGGTCTATCTATCGGTGGTCTGGCCTTTGCTTTGGCCGCCCAAGATACCATTAAGAATTTCTTTGGATCGGTAATGATTTTTATTGACAAGCCATTTCAAGTGGGTGACTGGATTACCAGTGGAGATGTGGACGGTACTGTTGAAGAAGTTGGCTTTAGATCGACCAGAGTAAGGACTTTTCGGAATTCTCTGATGTACATTCCCAATGGTCGTATTGCTGATGCCACAATTGATAATCATGGTTTGAGGCAATATCGAAGGTTCTATTCGACCATAACAGTTACTTACGACACGCCACCTGAGTTGATCAATGTTTTTGTGGACGGTTTGAGGGAAATTGTGAAAAGCCACCCTAAGACCAGAAAAGATTATTACAATGTATACTTTAACAACATGTCTGCATTCAGTTTGGACATCATGTTTTATGTGTTTTTTGAGGTGCCTACTTGGGGGGATGAGCTTCAGGCTAGACATGAGGTGTTGATCCAAATTGTGAAATTGGCCAAGGAACTAGGAGTCAATTTTGCATTCCCTACGCAAACATTGCATATGGAAACATTCCCGGAAAAGGAAGGACTGTCTCCTATTTATGAAGATAACATCGATACTTATAAGAAAAGACTGGATGCGTTTATCCAAAAGGAGATGCAGAAGAAGTAAGCTAGGTTTTGGAGCGGTCTGATCTAAAAAAACGGATAATCCCCCAAATGCTCAGGACAAGCAAAGCTAAGAAAAGGAAGCCTTCAAGGCTTCCTTTTCTGTTTGACAGGGCTTCTAAAATTGATTCAGCCATAACTCCCATTCCAAAGGCCATTACAGTTCTGGGGAGCATACCGAAAAGTCCATAAATCAAGACATTTTTCCAGCCAGTTCGGAGCAAGGCAAAGAGTAAATTGGACAGTGCGAAAGGAATAACCGGGCTAATCCTGACAAAGAATATTAAAGTGCCCATTTTACTTCTTTTTTCTTGTACTACTTGGGCAGCTTTTGGGTAATTTTCTAGAAGAATACCCAAGCTGTTGTGGTCTAGTTTTAGCCCAACAAAGTAGCCTAAAAGGCTAGCCAGAGAATAGGAAATAACCAAAAAAGGAAAGACAGTCCAACCCCAAAAAAAACCAGTGATTAGAGCCAATAAAGTGGTAGGGCAAAAAGCGAATCCCATCATGATACTACCGATTAATGTTAGCCCAAAACCTACAAGGAAGTTGGTTTCCCTCAGAGAAGATGTGTCGGTTTCATAAAGAAAACTAAGCAAAAGAGAGCTTCCAACAATGGGTATGATCATCACCCACAACAGGGCAAAGGCCATGGCTGGGCTATCTTTGTAAATTAACTTTAAGCGATGGAAAAGGCTGATGCTTTGAATGGGCATTTTTGAGTCAAATCTGCGCCGAAATTAGGTAATTTATTTTATTTGCGTTCAATTTTGCCTTTTTTGAATTCTGGGAATATGTTTTGATTTGAATCAAAAGATCTTTGTTTTGTCAATATAACCTTAACACTTTTTGAGCCATGAAAAAAGGAATAAGCTTACTGATATTGTTCATGTTGTTTGCCACATCGGCCTTTTTACAACAAAAAGATAAAGACCTCATTACTTTAAATGGAGTGAATGCCTTTACTTCGAAAACTGAAATTCTCCAACAATTTGGCGGGCCTATTGCCATTACCAAACCAGACTATGAATGTGGTTTTTTGTCTTCGGATGAACAAGGGGAGGTCTTTTATTCTTTGGAGTATGATGGTTTTAAATGGACGGGGACAGAAAAGCGAGACTATGTTTTGGAAGAGTTAAAAATAGAAAAAGTAGATAGCTTATTGATTAAGTTTCAAAGTGAATTGGTAAGCCAAAATACAAGTAGTACGAAGTTTTTAGAAATAGCAGGTGATTTAGAGGTAAGCGTTGATAAGAGCAAAGGAGGAGTTAATGCATGGTTTAAGTCGACCTTAAAGAATAAGGAAGTGGAGGTGTTTTGCATCACCGTTCCATTATATGATGATGCTTATCATTTTTATTTTGTAGATGACCGATTGGATTTTATAGCGTATTGGTCCCCTTGTTGATTTTGGTTTACAAGATTGTCTTTTTGGTCCGAATATGTTTTTTTGAATTTTTTAGGAAAGAGAACGGTAAATTTGTTTTCTTTGATTGAAGTTCAAGAGAAAAAAGCAGAAAAGACGAATTATACTATGAAATTTGGAACGAAAGTAATTCATGCAGGCGTAGAGCCTGATCCATCTACTGGTGCCATCATGACACCGATATTTCAGACTTCCACTTATGTACAAAAGTCTCCAGGTCAGCATAAGGGCTATGAGTATTCCAGGACTCATAATCCTACTCGGACAGCCCTTCAAAATAGCATTGCTGCTTTGGAAAATGGGAAGTATGGTTTGTGTTTTTCTTCCGGATTAGGGGCGATTGATGCGGTTATCAAACTTTTGAGTCCAGGTGATGAAGTGATCAGTACCAATGATCTATATGGTGGATCTTACAGGATTTTCACCAAGGTGTTTGCTAAATATGGGATCAAATTCCATTTCGTACCGATGGACGATCCAGCTTCCATAGAAAAATATATCAATGATAATACCCGTCTGATTTGGGCAGAAACGCCTACCAATCCCATGATGAACATCGTTGATATCAAAGGTTTGGCGGCCATAGCCCAAAAACATGATGTTTTATTGGGAGTAGACAATACTTTTGCAACTCCTTATTTGCAAAACCCGCTTGACCTTGGAGCAGATTTGGTCATGCACTCGGTTACCAAATATTTGGCTGGCCACTCTGATGTGGTGATGGGAGCACTGGTGGTGAACAATGATAAGCTGGCGGAGGATTTGGCCTTTATTCAAAATTCATGTGGAGCAACTCCTGGGCCTCAAGATTGCTTTTTGGTGTTGAGAGGAATCAAGACACTACACTTGAGAATGGAAAGGCATTGTCAAAACGGAAAAACCATTGCAGGTTACCTAAGGAACCACCCTAAAGTGGACAAGGTTTTTTGGCCAGGTTTTGAAGATCATCCCAATCACGATATTGCAGTTGAACAAATGAGGGGTTTTGGAGGCATGATTTCTTTTAGCACCATTGGAGACAAACTGGAGGATGCCATGACGGTTTTGAAGAATCTTCATTATTTCTCTCTAGCAGAATCTTTGGGGGGAGTGGAATCCCTATGTGGTCACCCTGCTTCGATGACCCATGCCAGCATTCCAAAAGCCGAAAGGGAAAAGGTTGGGTTGACTGATTCTTTGATCCGACTAAGTGTAGGAGTGGAAGATGCAGAAGATCTTAAAAATGACTTGGCCGCTGCGCTGGGTAAAATCTAACCTAAAATATCAGAAAAGAGATGTTGACATTGGCTAACCACTTTGGTGGTTAGCTTTTTTTTGTTGCTTTTCAGTGAACTGATCAGCGCCTGGTATTTTTTGGAAGGTAGTTCTTCTTTTTCAGAAAGTGTGTAAGTTAAATGTTGTAAAAAAAGATGGTTTTGGTACCACTTGTAAAGAAGCTGACTGAGCTCATTCATATGTTTGTGAACCACTTCTGTGAATGTAGCATTGAGGCCAGAAACAATTCGAACATTTTCTAAGGTGATGATTTCCTGAAGCCCTTCATAAATATCTTTAATTTCCTTAGCCTCCAGTTTTTTCTCGCTGTCAAACTTGAAGAATTCCAACTCCTCATTAATGATCTGGATTGTGGAAGTATTGATCATCAAAGGCCTTAAGTTTTTGCTGTGTTCAAATGCCTCCCGGTAAAGATCTTCCCAGATATTCAGGGGAGTGGCCATGATGACATCATAAGCTTCGGTGTAAATACTTTTCTTGTCTCTCAAAAGCTCCCTTTCATAAGTAGAAAAAGTAGTTTGCGTTTTGATGGATTCTGACTCAAGAGCTTCCTGAATCAACTTGATATGAAGGACTTTTTTGAGGCTTTTAAATAATTCTTTATAAGGACCAAAAAGTTGAAATTTCAGCTTCTTTTCATTAAAGTGGATTCTGCTAAGCAGGTCAATGTAAATCTCCAGAAAGATCAGTTTTTCTTCCAACTCAATTGCCTTTTTTGACTTGAACAGCTTGGTCAAAGAATAAAACAGTTTTTTGGCCAAAGTGTACTGTTGGTCGAAGAGCTGAAAGATGGGAGAGACTTGTTGAACCTGCATAGTTTTCTAGTTTATACGTACAAGAGTAGCACCATATCCAAACCGGCTCTTTTGGGTATCCTGAAAATACTTAATATTTTCCAATTGGCTCAGGTATTTATGGATTTCTTTTCTCAATACTCCATTGCCCAGTCCATGGATAAAAGTGATTTCATCCATGCCTGAGGCGATCGCATAATTAAGGTTTTTTTCAAAGGTCTCTAGCTGAAGTTTGAGCATTTCTGTGTTGCTCATCAACTCATGCTCTTGGGTTAACTTTTCAATGTGCAGATCAATTTGTTTTTCTGGTCTTTTGAATTGCTTTGAGGTGACTTCTTCTGCTTTCCCCTTGTTAAGCTCCTTGTTCAACTGTTGGATGTCCAGCGTTTTTACTTGCTGGTCAATCGCAAATAAGTAGCCTTTTTTTCCTGTTACAGGTGCGGTGCTTTGACTTTTGAAAAATGAGGAAGCTTTGAATTTCACCTTTTTTTCAAATGGGGGAAGCGTTTTTTCTGCTTGATGGTTTATGGGGATAAACTGGAGGAAAAGGGTGGGCCACTTTTCAAACTGAGGAATGGATTTTTCATCCATTTTTTTTGAAGTTTTGGCAGCAATGGTTCCTGAAGCCAACGTTTTGGAGTTGTCTCCAAAAACTTCCGAAGCGACAAATACATAATCCTTTTCACTGTTGTTGATCAGGTGAAGGCTGAGGTCTTTGTCGTTTATGGGGACATAGCTAAGGTATAAACCAGCATCCATTTGAGGGCTCTTAACAGCCTTTAATGGAGCTTCTTTATCTGGTGAGATTTTTTCTCCTCCGAAATATTGTTTTTCAGTTTCATGAATGACCACCACCTCGTTTTTCATGGCTGGAATCCGGAAACCATCTTCGATTTCTATTTCAATCCTACCGCTTCCGGAAATTTTGGTGATGGTACCTTCTTCGTTTCCGTGCAACAAGCGCACTTTGTCTCCTATATTCATTTTTCTAATGCAGATTTGTAAGTTTTCAATGCTCGCTCACGAGCCATTTTATGGTCTACTATTGGATCAGGATATTGGTCACTACCATATTCTTTGACCCACTTTTTAATATATTTTAAGTCTTTGTCAAACTTTTTGACTTGGGATGATGGGTTGAAAATCCTGAAGTAGGGTTGGGCATCCGTTCCAGTTCCAGCAGCCCATTGCCAGTTGCCATTGTTGGAGGCCAATTCGTAATCCAGTAATTTCTTCGCAAAATACGCTTCTCCCCAACGCCAGTCAATTAAAAGATGCTTGGTTAAGAAACTTGCCACAATCATTCTGACCCGATTATGCATATGACCGGTTTGGTTGAGCTCCCTCATGCCGGCATCAACAATTGGATAACCTGTTTGGCCTTCACACCATTTAGAGAATTCCTCTTCATTGTTTCTCCACGGAATTTGGTCATATTTTGATTTAAAGGATTCGTCTATTACCTGAGGATTGTGATAAAGAATCATCATGAAAAACTCCCTCCAGATCAATTCACTAAGGAAAACCTCGTTTAATTTTTTGACCTCGAGGGCTAACTGCCTTACACTGACGGTGCCAAAGCGGAGGTGAATACCAAGTCTTGAAGTATGATCAAGTGCTGGGATATCCCGGTTTTGGTCATAAGTTTTTATCAGCTCCTTGTCAATTTCCAAAGCAGGAAGCTGGATATCTGTCGCTTCAAAACCTAGCTCATTCAGTTCTGGAAGGTTTTGATGATCGGTTTGATAAAGCTTTTTGTAATTGATCTGATGAAGAGAAGGAGGATTTGCATTGAATTTTTGTAGCCATGTATTTTTATAAGGGGTATAAACTTTGTAAAAACTTCCGCTTTCATTCAAGATTTCATCTTTCTCAAAGATCACCTGGTCCTTAAAATCAAAGAAGTCTATTTTTTGATCTTTTAGAAGCTTTTCAACGGCCTTGTCTCGAGAAATAGCATAAGGTTCATAATCCCTGTTGGTGTAAACGTTTTGGACGTTATATTGCTCTATAAGGGTTTTAAAAACCTCAACAGGTTTTCCGACCCTGGTTAAAATAGTAGAGCCTTTCTCTTGGAGTGATTGGTTGACTTTCTTAAGTTCTTGGAGAATAAATTCTACCCTGGCGTCTTTTTTATCTTCCAGCTCATTTAAAATTTGGGAATCAAAAATAAAAACCGGAAGGACATTTTCTTCATTTTGACAGGCATAATAGAGTGCTGTATTGTCTTCAAGCCTCAGGTCTCTTCTCATCCAATAGAGTGTGATTTTTTCCTTCATATTTCAATTCTGTTTTACATTAGAATCAAAAAGGACCTCAATTGTTTGGAGAAGCAAGTTCATTTTCTTCTTTTGGCTTGGTATCAATGATATTGATCTTTATTGAATCAGCAGGACTGATAGGGTCTGGCACTGCAGGTGTAGAATTGTTTTGGTAATCGTATCGCAAAAAATCATCTGTGTCATTAATCAGTAATTTTTCTTTCTTACTTCTTCCAATATTTTGGAACAATTCCTTAAAGGAGCTAAAAAGCAAAGTCTGGGATACAGAAACACCGTAGGTATTTACCCTGTCCGTAATATTTAACGTGGAAGTGAAGGAGTTGAAATTGTTTCTATTGTAAATTCTAATTCGGTATCTGCCATCGTCCGTGATGAGGTATTCAGCTTGCCAATCTCCCGCAATACTGCTGAAGTCCGCATTGCCTTGTGGATCTGTGAAGCTGCCGTCACGGGTTACCCTCAATCTTCCATCCAAGAATGTGTAAGCCACCCTGAGCTGAAAAGTTTCTAAAGCGGTATTGTCCAAAGACGCAAGATCAATATTGATTTCGAGGTTTTGGTCAACTTGTGATATCAGGGCATTTAACTGGGAAGAAACCAATTGGCTCAGGTTGGAGAAGCCAATTCCAGCGCTGTTAAATTGACCTTCCGGAGAGAATCTTCTTAGCATGATCAAAGAGAAAACCTGCCTGTTTTTTTCTTGCTCGTCATTGGCAATTCGGTTTTTGAAAGCGGAAATAGTGGTTTGGCTTTCACCGTCGGGAAACTCTGAAAAGTCAAAATCAAAGTTGATATCAGGAGAAAGAAGCGGGCCGTCCAAGTCCATAATTACTTTAACAGGATACCTTCTGTACAGTTGGGAATTATCAAATTCTGAATTGGAAGTTTGCGTGTTTTGCAAACTGGTCAGGGAAACATTCTCTTCATAGGTAGCTTTGATGTTCATTACGCCACCGTAAGGGTCGCCGTACCATGAGATCCTTCCGCCCGGTAAGATTTCAAATTGACGGTTGATGATATTGTAAAGGGAGAAATTATATTTGGCATCCACGATTTCATAATCACCGGTCATGCTGAAATTGCCTTGTGTATCAATATTGAGGTTCAAAATTCCTCTTCCCCTCCCTTGGATATTTTCGCCTGTTCTTGGATCAATTTGGATTTCAGTGTAAGCATCTGGCGTGACATCCAATACAAAGTTCATTCGGACATTATCTATTTCCAGTTTTTCTACTATTTCTTCGATTTGGATTTCCCTGGTGGTATCTCTTACATTGATAATGTTGATGAACTCTTCTTGGGCTTGCCCCTCAGATTCTCCTATTGGGATATAGATTTTGGTATTAGGTCTTGTGGTGGCGTTTGCAGTAATGTCGAGGTTGCTGGCTGCTCCAAAGATTTCCAGTTTTCCACTGGCATAGGCAGTGCCGTAAAAGAGATCATTGTCACGGGAAGAGGTGTTAAGTACTTGGAAATTATTCAAGTCAGATGAGATATCTAATACAAAGTTTTTAAAGCCATCATGGGCAATACCACCATTCATTCTAGCTGTATTTCCTTGGATATCAGTAATATTTAGGCCTTTGAAACTAATTTCATTCGGAGTGAAATTGATGTTTCCATCAACGGTATAGTAGGTGTTTAGGTAATTGACCTTGACCCCACCACCTGTCAGTTTTCCTATGCCTCTTACGTTGGGTTGGTTTAGGGTGCCTGTCATCTCGATGTTTCCAGAAACAGTTCCTCCAAATTCAGTTAAATAATCAGAAAGGAAAGGTTCCAAAATGTCCAGTTTGGTATTTTCGAAATTACCTTCTAGGGCTAACTGATCATCATTTGTATTGAGAAACCCAGTAATTTCAACGGTTTTCTGTTCATCCCTATAATTGGTGAGGTTCAGGTTGACTTTTTCGTCTTCAAAATAGGTGGCAGCTTCCAAGTTTCCAATGAGGAAATTGTTGATACGCAAGCTGTCCAGCGTGATGCTGCCATAAGAGCCAGCTCTTTCTGAAAAACTGTTGAAAGCAAATATGCCATTGGCGGTGCCTTGGTACTGCTTGGTGTCAAAAGTGTTGAGGAAATCCAAGTTGACATCATTGATCTCAAAACTGAGGATTTCTTCAGGGTTTTCATTGATTCGCCCATTTAAAGCCAGAAACTGCCCATCATTGGAGAGCTTCAAATTATCAAAATCTATTTGCCCTTCTGAGATGACAATTGAATTATCTTCATCAAACTCCCAGTAGTTTTCCAGTATTTTAATATCTGATGGAGCGAAAACTATTGATGTTTGAGAGGGAGACAATTGAATCTCACTTTGGATCTGTGCATAACTTTCAGTCTTAAGCTGGTCTATCCCTAGGTTGAAATCAATCGAAGATTCATCCCAAATGGCTTCCATGCTGAGGTTATTGAAGACCACATCTTGCGTAAGCTGTTGCTCCTTGGAGTTGATGTAAAAAGCAGCCAATACTTCCCTTGAATTTCTGATTTTGAAAGTGTTAAAATCTAAGTCATTTTCGAGAAATATTTTGCTGTCATATTGAATAGTGTCTATCCCTGAATAGAAGTTGAAAATAGTGTTCTCTGCAGTTTGGTAAAATGCTCCTTCTACAGAGGTGTTTTTGGAAATGTAAAGGGATGGTGCAAATAGTTGTACAATTGGATTGATATCATTTAGACTCATGTTAATGTCCAAGTTGTATTCATTGAGCCCTTCCAATTTGTCTGTTTTTTTTTCGATATCCGTGTTGGTTATTATGGCCAGGTAGTCATCAAGCAAGTATTGAATGTCCCTGTAAACTTCTTTGGCCTGAAACTTTCCTGAGATACTTGCCACTAGCAAATCAGAATTAAGGGAAATCATCCTCGTTTCTTCAGCAAAAACTGATTGAAAGAAGAAATTGTCAATAGAAAGGTTTCTTCCCTGATGGCTAATCAAAAGGTCTCTAAAGCGAGCGATTCCTTCTACTTCATCCACATCTGTACCCTTGGTGTCCAACTCCACTCCGCCACTTACAAAGAATTCTTTTTCAGTTATATTAAGATTTTGCAGAAATGCAGTGTCGAGTTTGGCCGAAAGTCTTGCGGAATCTTTTCCATTTCTAAGGTCTAAAATACCATCAAGACTCATTTTTAAATTGGGGTCTTTAATGGTCAGCCTTCCTTTAAAAAGGTCTTTGCCATAGGTGGCATTGGTGGTTATTCCTGTGTAATTGTACTGATTGATGCCTACTTTGCTTACTTTTGCGTCCAACTCCAATAAGGCAGTTTCCAATGTGGTGCCTGTTCCTCGAAGGTTTCCTTTGAGTGAGATTCTTTGGAAGGTCTCACGGTCTTCCATGATTCGGCCTAAATCCAGGTTGTTGACCGTTAATTGACCATAATACCTCGGACTATTGTCATCAATCAGGTAATTTAGTTTTCCAGCTACCGTGCCTATTTGCGTTCTGAATTCTCCCTTGGCTTGGAACCTTGTCAGGTAGCCGTTGAAATCAGTGTCGAAGTGAATGTCCCGGAATTTACTGATTTCTTTGCGAGACTTTTCATCCAAGTAAGGAGCTAAATCCGCACTTGTGACACTGGAATTGACCAAGGAAAGTTGGAAGAAGGTACTGTCTATTTTGGGAAGGCCATCAATTTTGAATTGGCCAAATAATGCACTCCTTTCACCAAATCTAATCAAAAGCTCTTCAGAGTACAGGTCGCTGACTTTTCCATTGATGGCTCCGCTGAGGTAAATGCGGTCGTCAAAATCAGGGATTTTATCTGTGAAATATTTAAGATCTTTAATGTCCAGTACAGATTCATCCAATACCGCAGAAATAGTCACTTGGTTGTTGAAATCGCTGAGTGACTTTACGTTTTCATAACTGAATTTCAAATAGTTTTTGACGATGGTTTCATTGGATTTGAAAAACAAATCCTTGAATTCCATGGCTTGAGCGGAATAGGAAAAGTTGGCCAGTAGCTGTTGGAATTCCATGCCAGAAGTCGCTTCCAAACCTCTTAGGTACCTGATATCAAAGGAGATTTCCCCGTCCTTGGAAAGAAAATCCCTTGCTCCGCCTATCAAGTTTCTGAAACGGAGTCTTGTATAATCAAAGCCATCAACTATAGGCGTTTTTCGTAGGTCAAAAATATCCAATGACGTTCCTTCGAATGACATCCGATCTATGGAGAATTGACTGGTGCTAGTTGTTTTTTGTTTCTTGCGCTTGCCTAAAAAGCCATTGATTTGGTTGATGAACAAGGAAATATTGGGTAGGTCTTCATCGGGGTGAGTCAGAAAACGGAGTTGCCCTCCCTTGAGTTGGATTTCATCCAAGCCGGGTTCATTACTGTTCAAAAGCCCTCTGAGTGAAAAGTCAATATATACATCCTGAAGATCTGCCATTAGGCTGTCTTTTGGATCGTGTACAGTCAGCCCCTTCAGGTTGATGGCATCCCACCATCGTATGTTGACTTTTTGAATTTTTGTTTCAAATCCAGTGTTCTTGCTCAACTGCTCTGCTAAAAACTGGGTGGCAGAGGTTTGAATCGAAGGAATTTGCAGGGCAATGGCTGCCAAGATGATAATTAGAAGGAGAAATACTGCTACGCGAAGCATTCCCCTCAAAGCTTTCTGCAAAAATTCCGTAACTTTCGATTTCTTTTCCAAAGGATTATGAAGAATATTAATATACTCGCAATTGAGTCCTCCTGTGATGAGACTTCCGCGTCTATTATATCTGACGGCAAAATACTTAAT harbors:
- a CDS encoding translocation/assembly module TamB domain-containing protein encodes the protein MLRVAVFLLLIIILAAIALQIPSIQTSATQFLAEQLSKNTGFETKIQKVNIRWWDAINLKGLTVHDPKDSLMADLQDVYIDFSLRGLLNSNEPGLDEIQLKGGQLRFLTHPDEDLPNISLFINQINGFLGKRKKQKTTSTSQFSIDRMSFEGTSLDIFDLRKTPIVDGFDYTRLRFRNLIGGARDFLSKDGEISFDIRYLRGLEATSGMEFQQLLANFSYSAQAMEFKDLFFKSNETIVKNYLKFSYENVKSLSDFNNQVTISAVLDESVLDIKDLKYFTDKIPDFDDRIYLSGAINGKVSDLYSEELLIRFGERSALFGQFKIDGLPKIDSTFFQLSLVNSSVTSADLAPYLDEKSRKEISKFRDIHFDTDFNGYLTRFQAKGEFRTQIGTVAGKLNYLIDDNSPRYYGQLTVNNLDLGRIMEDRETFQRISLKGNLRGTGTTLETALLELDAKVSKVGINQYNYTGITTNATYGKDLFKGRLTIKDPNLKMSLDGILDLRNGKDSARLSAKLDTAFLQNLNITEKEFFVSGGVELDTKGTDVDEVEGIARFRDLLISHQGRNLSIDNFFFQSVFAEETRMISLNSDLLVASISGKFQAKEVYRDIQYLLDDYLAIITNTDIEKKTDKLEGLNEYNLDINMSLNDINPIVQLFAPSLYISKNTSVEGAFYQTAENTIFNFYSGIDTIQYDSKIFLENDLDFNTFKIRNSREVLAAFYINSKEQQLTQDVVFNNLSMEAIWDESSIDFNLGIDQLKTESYAQIQSEIQLSPSQTSIVFAPSDIKILENYWEFDEDNSIVISEGQIDFDNLKLSNDGQFLALNGRINENPEEILSFEINDVNLDFLNTFDTKQYQGTANGIFAFNSFSERAGSYGSITLDSLRINNFLIGNLEAATYFEDEKVNLNLTNYRDEQKTVEITGFLNTNDDQLALEGNFENTKLDILEPFLSDYLTEFGGTVSGNIEMTGTLNQPNVRGIGKLTGGGVKVNYLNTYYTVDGNINFTPNEISFKGLNITDIQGNTARMNGGIAHDGFKNFVLDISSDLNNFQVLNTSSRDNDLFYGTAYASGKLEIFGAASNLDITANATTRPNTKIYIPIGESEGQAQEEFINIINVRDTTREIQIEEIVEKLEIDNVRMNFVLDVTPDAYTEIQIDPRTGENIQGRGRGILNLNIDTQGNFSMTGDYEIVDAKYNFSLYNIINRQFEILPGGRISWYGDPYGGVMNIKATYEENVSLTSLQNTQTSNSEFDNSQLYRRYPVKVIMDLDGPLLSPDINFDFDFSEFPDGESQTTISAFKNRIANDEQEKNRQVFSLIMLRRFSPEGQFNSAGIGFSNLSQLVSSQLNALISQVDQNLEINIDLASLDNTALETFQLRVAYTFLDGRLRVTRDGSFTDPQGNADFSSIAGDWQAEYLITDDGRYRIRIYNRNNFNSFTSTLNITDRVNTYGVSVSQTLLFSSFKELFQNIGRSKKEKLLINDTDDFLRYDYQNNSTPAVPDPISPADSIKINIIDTKPKEENELASPNN